In the genome of Bubalus kerabau isolate K-KA32 ecotype Philippines breed swamp buffalo chromosome 8, PCC_UOA_SB_1v2, whole genome shotgun sequence, one region contains:
- the NUP42 gene encoding nucleoporin NUP42 isoform X3, translating to MEVWESSGQWMFSSYSPVKKKPNISGFTDISPEELRLEYHNFLTSNNLQSYLNSVQQLINQWRNRVNELKSLNTSTAIALLSDLQDGVNQATPSFGFGNRQTVTFGSPGFPVNNSSSNSAQNFSFKPSSGFATAPSGSPPVFGNTPAFGAVPTASSAIAAATLTFGLRKPEITSAASFSFKTPAASDFGSSGFSGFSPSMAASPVGSPVAPAFGSGSSVAGFGSPGSQPHTAFSKSSSDTFGNSSVPTSLSFSLGSTTTDNALFTPKDQLTAEELEQFQSKKFALGKIPLKPPPVELLNI from the exons ATGGAGGTTTGGGAATCATCAGGGCAGTGGATGTTTTCTTCTTATTCACCggtgaaaaagaaaccaaatattTCAG GTTTTACAGACATTTCACCAGAGGAGTTGAGACTTGAATACCATAACTTCTTAACCAGCAATAACTTACAGAGTTat CTAAATTCTGTCCAGCAGTTGATAAATCAGTGGAGGAACAGGGTGAATGAACTGAAAAGTCTAAATACATCAACTGCAATAGCTTTG CTGTCCGATTTACAGGATGGAGTGAATCAAGCAACACCTTCATTTGGATTTGGCAATAGGCAAACAGTAACATTTGGGTCACCAG GTTTTCCAGTgaataacagcagcagcaacagtgctcAGAATTTTAGTTTTAAACCAAGCTCTGGATTTGCTACAGCCCCTTCTGGAAGCCCTCCTGTATTTGGGAATACTCCAGCGTTTGGAGCTGTACCCACTGCCAGTTctgccattgctgctgctactctGACTTTTGGCCTAAGGAAACCCGAAATCACATCTGctgcttcattttcatttaaaacccCTGCAGCTTCTGATTTTGGATCATCTGGATTTTCAGGATTTTCACCTTCTATGGCAGCAAGCCCTGTTGGATCTCCAGTGGCCCCAGCCTTTGGAAGTGGCAGTTCTGTAGCTGGTTTTGGTAGTCCAGGCTCACAACCTCACACTGCTTTCTCTAAGTCATCCAGTGACACCTTTGGAAACAGCAGCGTACCTACTTCTCTCTCATTCTCACTTGGCAGCACCACAACAGATAATGCATTATTCACACCCAAGGATCAACTAACAGCAGAAGAACTGGAACAGTTTCAATCCAAGAAATTTGCTCTGGGAAAAATTCCATTAAAGCCACCACCTGTGGAACTTCTGAATATTTAA